The Longimicrobium sp. genome has a segment encoding these proteins:
- a CDS encoding nuclear transport factor 2 family protein, protein MNIFCHPRQHPFVRRLKAGSAPICAVSGAFWKAFGVVMLAMLPSCAPAAVQPAVTGKSPAEAEREVRRLEEVEWARAVQQKDTAWFQRHLADELVATTGRTGRVTTKAQEMAGILSSTGGGADRVTELRVQPYGDVAVATFRLETSGSDDTGPYTRTARYTEVWHFRDGRWQLVASHSSLIPPP, encoded by the coding sequence ATGAACATCTTCTGCCACCCTCGCCAGCACCCGTTCGTGCGCCGGCTGAAAGCGGGGAGCGCGCCCATCTGTGCCGTGAGCGGCGCCTTCTGGAAAGCGTTCGGCGTGGTGATGCTTGCCATGCTCCCCTCCTGCGCGCCGGCCGCGGTGCAGCCCGCCGTGACGGGAAAATCACCCGCCGAAGCCGAACGAGAGGTGCGGCGGCTGGAAGAGGTGGAGTGGGCTCGCGCCGTACAGCAGAAGGACACCGCCTGGTTCCAGCGGCACCTGGCTGACGAACTGGTCGCGACCACCGGCCGGACGGGACGCGTGACCACCAAGGCACAGGAGATGGCCGGCATCCTATCCTCCACGGGCGGCGGGGCGGACCGCGTGACGGAGCTTCGCGTGCAGCCGTACGGCGACGTGGCGGTCGCCACCTTTCGGCTGGAGACCTCGGGGAGCGACGACACGGGTCCGTACACGCGCACGGCCCGGTACACGGAGGTTTGGCACTTTCGCGATGGGCGGTGGCAGCTGGTGGCGTCGCACAGCAGCCTGATCCCGCCGCCCTGA
- a CDS encoding class I SAM-dependent methyltransferase, whose translation MSESVRTDLHEANRLSWNAATVAHNSHKGDQAAFLRGGGSTLFPEELELLGPLAGRTLVHLQCNAGQDTLSLARLGAVATGVDISDEAIDFARRLSAESGVPATFERADVYAWLAEAARGGRRFDLAFSSYGAVCWLTDLDAWARGIAGILAPGGRFVLVEFHPAATMYDEDLRLRFPYSSREPIETEEGVGDYVAVSGDGLIAGERTEGVKDFHNPHRSYDFQWGVAEIVQALIGAGLRIEVLREWMYSNGWAPFPGMRAEPGRRFRMPEGYPDLPLMYGVSVRRDG comes from the coding sequence ATGTCGGAATCCGTTCGCACCGATCTTCACGAAGCCAACCGCCTGTCGTGGAACGCGGCCACGGTGGCGCACAACAGCCACAAGGGCGACCAGGCCGCGTTCCTCCGCGGCGGCGGCAGCACGCTCTTTCCCGAAGAGCTGGAGCTGCTGGGTCCGCTCGCCGGCCGAACGCTGGTGCACCTGCAGTGCAACGCGGGGCAGGACACACTCAGCCTGGCGCGGCTGGGCGCCGTGGCCACCGGCGTGGACATCAGCGACGAGGCGATCGACTTCGCGCGGCGCCTCTCGGCCGAGAGCGGCGTTCCCGCCACCTTCGAGCGTGCCGACGTCTATGCCTGGCTGGCCGAGGCGGCGCGCGGCGGGCGGCGCTTCGACCTGGCCTTCTCGTCGTACGGCGCCGTGTGCTGGCTGACGGACCTGGATGCGTGGGCGCGCGGAATCGCGGGCATCCTGGCCCCGGGTGGGCGGTTCGTGCTGGTGGAGTTCCATCCCGCCGCCACGATGTACGACGAAGACCTGCGCCTGCGCTTTCCCTACTCCAGCCGCGAGCCCATCGAAACCGAAGAAGGCGTGGGTGACTACGTCGCTGTTTCCGGCGACGGTCTGATCGCGGGCGAGCGCACGGAAGGCGTGAAGGACTTCCACAATCCGCATCGCTCGTACGACTTCCAGTGGGGCGTGGCGGAGATCGTCCAGGCGCTGATCGGCGCGGGGCTGCGCATCGAGGTGCTGCGCGAGTGGATGTACAGCAACGGATGGGCTCCCTTCCCCGGAATGCGCGCCGAGCCGGGCCGCCGCTTCCGGATGCCGGAGGGCTATCCGGACCTCCCCCTGATGTACGGTGTGTCGGTCCGCCGCGACGGCTGA